In the Qipengyuania pelagi genome, one interval contains:
- a CDS encoding PQQ-binding-like beta-propeller repeat protein → MTKTNLLARTGLLGALTLGLSACAGGLFGGGGDDDTTPTVGNRIPILSRIETGAQVDPSLASVQVVLPPAQTNASFAQAGGTASKSYGHLALADQPTRAWTAQIAGSSNRARLGAAPVVGGGRIYAVDVDGTVHAFDAGTGAKIWTRNAALESNLRSSAFGGGVSFDNGRLYGTNGAGEVIAMDAATGNELWKVTPSGPLRGSPTVAFGSVYVMTQDNQIFALNANDGSLQWQESASSTQAGVFGVAAPAVGQGTVIAGYSSGELVAYRYENGRSLWADALARTSISTQVGTLTDIDADPIIDNGRVYALGQGGRMAAYELVTGQRIWELNLAGISTPAIAGEWIFTLTDDARLLAIARSTGKVRWLTQLAQYRDPEDRKGPIFWTGPVLAGNSLWLVNSRGELWRVSTGEGAATLYQELGQPVSLPPVVANNTLYILDDSGRIHAYR, encoded by the coding sequence ATGACCAAGACCAATCTTCTGGCCCGCACCGGGCTTCTCGGCGCTCTTACCTTGGGCCTTTCGGCCTGTGCGGGCGGCCTGTTCGGTGGCGGGGGCGACGACGATACGACGCCGACCGTCGGTAATCGCATCCCCATCCTCTCGCGGATCGAAACCGGCGCGCAGGTCGATCCCTCGCTCGCCAGCGTGCAGGTGGTGTTGCCGCCCGCGCAGACCAATGCGAGCTTCGCGCAAGCCGGTGGTACGGCGAGCAAGTCCTACGGCCATCTGGCGTTGGCCGACCAGCCGACCCGCGCCTGGACCGCGCAGATCGCCGGATCGAGCAATCGCGCCCGCCTCGGCGCCGCGCCCGTGGTCGGCGGCGGCAGGATCTACGCCGTCGATGTCGACGGAACCGTCCACGCCTTCGATGCGGGTACCGGCGCCAAGATCTGGACGCGCAACGCCGCGCTCGAAAGCAATCTGCGCAGCTCCGCCTTCGGAGGCGGGGTCAGCTTCGACAATGGCAGGCTCTACGGCACCAATGGCGCGGGCGAGGTCATCGCGATGGACGCCGCGACGGGCAATGAGCTGTGGAAGGTCACGCCGTCCGGTCCCCTGCGTGGGTCGCCCACGGTCGCCTTCGGTTCGGTCTATGTGATGACGCAGGACAACCAGATCTTTGCGCTCAACGCCAATGACGGCTCGCTGCAATGGCAGGAATCGGCTTCCTCGACCCAAGCCGGGGTGTTCGGTGTCGCCGCGCCCGCCGTCGGGCAGGGGACCGTCATCGCGGGCTACAGCTCCGGCGAGCTGGTCGCCTATCGCTACGAAAACGGGCGCAGCCTGTGGGCGGACGCGCTGGCGCGGACCAGCATCTCGACCCAGGTTGGCACGCTGACCGATATCGACGCCGATCCGATCATCGACAATGGCCGCGTCTATGCGCTGGGCCAGGGTGGCCGCATGGCCGCTTACGAGCTCGTCACCGGCCAGCGTATCTGGGAATTGAACCTCGCGGGGATTTCCACGCCTGCGATTGCGGGCGAGTGGATCTTCACTCTGACCGACGATGCGCGCCTGCTCGCCATCGCCCGCTCCACCGGCAAGGTTCGCTGGCTGACCCAGCTGGCGCAATATCGCGATCCCGAGGACCGCAAGGGCCCGATCTTCTGGACCGGGCCGGTGCTGGCGGGCAATTCGCTGTGGCTCGTCAATTCGCGCGGCGAATTGTGGCGGGTAAGCACGGGCGAAGGCGCGGCGACGCTGTATCAGGAGCTGGGCCAGCCGGTGAGCCTGCCCCCGGTTGTCGCCAACAACACGCTGTACATCCTCGACGATAGCGGGCGCATCCACGCCTATCGCTAA
- a CDS encoding tetratricopeptide repeat protein, which translates to MALTPKKPALTRQEELARRQAAEDDALIREVDDAVRQGDLQSFGKKYGLPLAGAIVLLLVAFAGYLYWQNRQEAARETDGEVLIGALDNIEAGNLQTAYDNLEGLAAAERGAASANAKMMRGAILARRGDTEQAIAAFDALAKDTSAPQPLRDLALIRKVSAGFDTMDKGAVVSELNALAQPDHPFFGSAAELVAMAQLERGNRAEAGKLFSQIAQSETAPESLRSRSRQMAGILGVDAIADVDALLEQQGIDRDAAPEAQSAPAAE; encoded by the coding sequence GTGGCTCTCACACCGAAAAAACCAGCCCTGACCCGCCAGGAGGAACTGGCCCGCCGACAGGCCGCCGAGGATGACGCGCTGATCCGCGAAGTGGACGATGCCGTCCGCCAGGGCGATCTGCAAAGCTTCGGCAAGAAATACGGCCTTCCGCTGGCGGGCGCGATCGTCCTGCTGCTGGTCGCCTTTGCGGGGTATCTCTACTGGCAGAACCGGCAGGAAGCCGCGCGCGAGACGGATGGCGAGGTCCTGATCGGGGCGCTCGACAATATCGAGGCCGGCAATCTTCAGACCGCCTACGACAATCTCGAAGGTCTCGCCGCCGCCGAACGCGGCGCGGCGAGCGCGAATGCTAAGATGATGCGCGGCGCGATCCTGGCGCGCCGGGGTGACACCGAACAGGCGATCGCCGCCTTCGATGCGCTTGCCAAGGACACTAGCGCGCCGCAGCCGCTGCGCGATCTGGCGCTGATCCGCAAGGTTTCGGCCGGGTTCGACACGATGGACAAGGGCGCCGTGGTCAGTGAGCTGAACGCGCTGGCGCAGCCCGATCATCCCTTCTTCGGCAGCGCGGCGGAGCTGGTCGCCATGGCGCAGCTCGAACGCGGCAACCGGGCGGAGGCGGGCAAACTGTTCTCGCAGATCGCGCAGAGCGAGACCGCGCCGGAAAGCCTGCGTTCGCGCTCGCGCCAGATGGCGGGCATCCTCGGCGTGGACGCCATCGCGGATGTCGACGCGCTTCTCGAACAACAGGGCATCGACCGCGACGCGGCACCGGAAGCGCAGAGCGCTCCGGCAGCCGAATGA
- a CDS encoding glycosyltransferase family 4 protein yields MSGSKGPPRGAAKTRARVPHILHIHSTFSPGGKELRCVQLINAFGTKAQHTIVSAEPDQLGAAKRIRPGIAVTLQPEFPSLKGLPTPGRLQKLAKAMRDYDLVLTYNWGAMDAVMAHTLFSDAFRLPKLIHHEDGFDESELVKRKQRRTWFRRIALGKSSGLVVPSEVLEEIALVEWQQPLGRVKRIPNGIDTGAYAARPKDGAIPRLLKRPGEKWVGTLAGLRPVKNIPRLVRAFAAMPDDWHLIVCGEGPDRARIEAEIDRLELNDRVHLPGIVDDPAKAVGLFDIFALSSDSEQFPLSVVEAMAAGRPVVAPEIGDIARIVAEENLPYLAAAAEEEAIGEALVALANDAKLRDRIGKANRAKARAQFDADRMIATYRRLYSSAMHGFDL; encoded by the coding sequence ATGAGCGGGAGCAAAGGACCGCCGCGCGGCGCAGCGAAGACCCGCGCCCGCGTGCCGCACATCCTCCACATCCATTCGACGTTTTCGCCCGGCGGCAAGGAATTGCGCTGCGTCCAGCTGATCAACGCGTTCGGAACGAAGGCGCAGCATACGATCGTATCCGCCGAACCTGACCAGCTGGGCGCGGCGAAGCGTATCCGGCCTGGCATCGCGGTCACGCTCCAGCCGGAATTCCCGTCGCTCAAGGGCTTGCCGACGCCGGGTCGCCTCCAGAAACTCGCCAAGGCTATGCGCGACTACGATCTCGTCCTCACCTATAATTGGGGTGCGATGGATGCGGTGATGGCGCACACGCTGTTTTCCGATGCTTTCCGTCTGCCCAAGCTGATCCATCACGAGGACGGGTTCGATGAGAGCGAACTCGTGAAGCGCAAGCAGCGGCGGACGTGGTTTCGGCGGATCGCCTTGGGCAAATCCTCTGGCCTCGTCGTTCCGTCCGAGGTGCTGGAGGAAATCGCGCTGGTCGAATGGCAGCAGCCGCTCGGCCGGGTGAAGCGCATCCCCAACGGCATCGATACCGGCGCCTATGCCGCCAGGCCGAAGGATGGCGCGATTCCCCGCCTGTTGAAGCGGCCGGGGGAAAAATGGGTCGGAACGCTCGCGGGCCTGCGCCCGGTCAAGAACATCCCGCGCCTGGTGCGCGCCTTTGCCGCCATGCCGGACGACTGGCATCTGATCGTGTGCGGCGAAGGACCCGATCGCGCGAGGATAGAGGCGGAGATCGACCGGCTGGAACTAAACGATCGGGTGCATCTTCCCGGCATCGTCGACGATCCCGCCAAGGCTGTCGGCCTGTTCGACATCTTCGCCCTGTCGAGCGACAGCGAGCAATTCCCGCTCTCCGTAGTCGAGGCGATGGCGGCGGGGCGCCCTGTGGTGGCGCCCGAAATCGGGGATATCGCCCGCATCGTCGCCGAGGAAAACCTCCCCTACCTCGCCGCGGCAGCGGAGGAGGAAGCGATCGGCGAGGCGCTCGTCGCGCTGGCGAATGATGCGAAACTGCGCGACCGGATCGGCAAGGCGAACCGCGCCAAGGCCCGCGCGCAATTCGATGCGGACCGGATGATCGCCACTTATCGTCGGCTCTATTCCAGCGCCATGCACGGTTTCGATCTCTAG
- a CDS encoding alpha/beta fold hydrolase: protein MDKAYTDRTWQTGDGLTLHYRDYSSSEGADPSRPPIICLHGLTRNARDFADLAEHLAGEWRVLVPEMRGRGDSDYAPDPASYAVPTYVGDLVALLEDQGIERFVSIGTSMGGIITMILAATRPQTIAGAVLNDIGPELRTEGLDAIKSYVGQGRSFPTWMHAARALEETHGEAFPRFDTEDWIRMAKRTLVLCNNGRISYDYDMKIAEPILAADENAVPPDMWPAYEALEGRPLLLVRGEISSLFGADTLAEMQRRIPEAKAVTIPATGHAPTLDEPEARAAIDAFLSEIV from the coding sequence ATGGACAAAGCCTATACCGACCGGACCTGGCAGACAGGCGACGGGCTCACCCTGCATTACCGGGATTATTCCTCCAGCGAGGGCGCCGATCCCTCTCGCCCGCCGATCATCTGCCTGCACGGCCTTACCCGCAACGCCCGCGACTTCGCCGATCTGGCGGAGCATCTGGCGGGCGAATGGCGGGTGCTGGTGCCGGAAATGCGCGGGCGCGGGGACAGCGATTACGCGCCCGACCCGGCGAGCTATGCCGTGCCCACCTATGTCGGCGATCTGGTCGCGCTGCTCGAGGATCAGGGGATCGAACGGTTCGTATCGATCGGAACCTCGATGGGCGGGATCATCACGATGATATTGGCGGCCACCCGACCGCAGACGATCGCGGGCGCGGTGCTGAACGATATCGGCCCCGAATTGCGGACCGAAGGGCTCGATGCGATCAAGTCCTATGTCGGACAGGGGCGCAGCTTTCCCACCTGGATGCACGCCGCGCGTGCCCTTGAGGAAACGCATGGAGAGGCCTTCCCCCGCTTCGATACCGAGGACTGGATCAGGATGGCCAAGCGCACGCTGGTGCTGTGCAATAACGGGCGGATTTCCTACGATTACGACATGAAGATCGCGGAGCCGATCCTGGCCGCCGACGAGAACGCCGTGCCGCCCGATATGTGGCCCGCCTATGAAGCGCTTGAAGGTCGGCCGCTGCTGCTGGTGCGGGGCGAAATCTCCTCGCTGTTCGGGGCCGATACGCTGGCGGAAATGCAGCGCCGCATCCCCGAAGCGAAGGCGGTGACGATCCCCGCGACCGGCCATGCCCCCACGCTCGACGAGCCCGAGGCGCGGGCCGCGATCGACGCCTTCCTGTCCGAAATCGTATGA
- a CDS encoding protein adenylyltransferase SelO family protein: protein MNDPAQAASYRPDTPIAELAGWIGDPVRAAAFPETTLRWRNDRAARDVGLDGLSDTDWVRHFARFDPLPGNLPEPLALRYHGHQFRVYNPEIGDGRGFLFAQMRDRAGRLMDLGTKGSGTTPWSRRGDGRLTLKGAVREMLATEMLEALGVNTSRTFSVIETGEELERGDEPSPTRSAVLTRLSHGHIRIGTFQRLLALEEAEHMTALIEYCLTQFPGPPPPEDAPGGDQPAVRLMHLVVERMADLAASYMVAGFVHGVLNTDNMNISGESFDYGPWRFLPRWEPGFTAAYFDHAGLYAFGRQPEALHWNCGQLAVALRLVCEAPPLIAALERFGSLYMEAVGRRWCWRMGVKSRGSERDGALVAASEQAMRASGDTPDAFFHGHRGGRDAEGSLADALSDYEASDLAHPYWSETPETMVIEEVERIWSAIERDDDWQPLVEKVAAIRRMGEAHGSPPRPAGH from the coding sequence ATGAACGACCCTGCGCAAGCCGCCTCCTATCGTCCCGACACCCCGATCGCCGAACTGGCGGGCTGGATCGGCGATCCGGTGCGGGCGGCGGCGTTTCCCGAAACCACCCTGCGCTGGCGCAACGACCGGGCGGCGCGGGACGTCGGGCTGGACGGTCTGAGCGATACGGATTGGGTCCGCCATTTCGCGCGGTTCGATCCCCTGCCCGGCAATCTGCCCGAACCGCTGGCGCTGCGCTATCACGGGCATCAGTTCCGGGTCTACAATCCCGAGATCGGCGACGGGCGCGGATTTTTGTTCGCCCAGATGCGGGATCGCGCCGGTCGATTGATGGATCTCGGCACCAAGGGGTCCGGCACCACGCCGTGGAGCAGGCGGGGCGACGGGCGGCTGACATTGAAAGGCGCGGTGCGCGAGATGCTGGCGACCGAGATGCTCGAGGCGTTGGGTGTGAACACCTCGCGAACCTTCTCGGTGATCGAGACCGGCGAGGAACTGGAGCGCGGGGACGAACCTTCGCCAACGCGCTCCGCCGTGCTGACGCGGTTGAGCCACGGCCATATCCGCATCGGCACCTTTCAGCGCCTGCTCGCGCTGGAGGAGGCGGAGCATATGACCGCTCTGATCGAGTATTGCCTCACCCAGTTTCCCGGCCCACCGCCGCCTGAGGACGCTCCCGGCGGAGATCAGCCGGCCGTGCGGCTGATGCATCTGGTGGTCGAACGCATGGCCGATCTGGCGGCGAGCTATATGGTGGCCGGATTCGTCCACGGCGTGCTCAACACCGACAATATGAACATTTCAGGCGAGAGCTTCGATTACGGGCCGTGGCGGTTCCTCCCCCGGTGGGAGCCGGGCTTCACCGCCGCCTATTTCGATCATGCCGGGCTTTACGCCTTCGGTCGCCAGCCGGAGGCGTTGCACTGGAATTGCGGGCAGCTGGCCGTGGCCCTGCGCCTCGTTTGCGAAGCCCCGCCGCTGATCGCCGCGCTGGAGCGGTTCGGATCGCTCTACATGGAAGCGGTCGGGCGGCGCTGGTGCTGGCGAATGGGTGTGAAGAGCCGGGGAAGCGAGCGCGATGGCGCGCTGGTGGCCGCCAGCGAACAGGCGATGCGCGCGAGTGGGGATACGCCCGATGCGTTCTTCCATGGGCACCGCGGCGGACGAGACGCGGAGGGAAGCCTCGCCGATGCGCTGTCCGATTACGAGGCTTCGGACCTCGCGCATCCCTATTGGTCGGAAACCCCGGAGACGATGGTGATCGAGGAGGTCGAGCGCATCTGGTCCGCGATCGAGCGGGACGATGACTGGCAACCGCTTGTCGAGAAGGTCGCCGCGATCCGCCGCATGGGCGAGGCGCATGGGTCGCCGCCGCGTCCCGCCGGGCATTGA
- a CDS encoding YadA-like family protein: MPSAASAQSNPDAECVLTEDQATATLAGAQATGEDALACGGDAIANGTGATATGSGATATGNGASAYGNRANANGTSTTAVGALSVANGTAATAFGWQSNATGERAHAIGHIASAQGERSLAVGEAAQAQTAFSTAIGNQAVANGVDALAVGDNASSTGTSTTAVGGESVANGTAATAFGWRANATGERAHAIGHLASAQGERSLAVGEAARAQSAFSTAIGNQASATGVDALALGDNASANGNSTSAIGGESVATGPGASAFGWQAMATAERAQAFGHLATAQGVRSLAVGENADAQTANSTAIGNEAIANGIDALAIGDTALAQGNSTTALGGESVATTPGATALGWQARATGAMGTAVGHQTTASGDQSFAGAEDAVASGSNSVAIGNTAQATGGDSIAIGGNRDGANGRATVATGPSTTVVGGQALANGAGATAYGWRSEATAERATALGHLAVASGVRSVSVGEAATATGSGAIAMGNQSVASGANSVAIGNGARAVNDGQVVIAGLDTSTASQTGTVFAVTTDSNGTLGRSALATTASVAAANTAIAANTAAIGTANANIASLQALTSNQTAQINTLFGQTAELRDAVDRASEGVAMALAMESPALPAGTNFGLSGGVGYYDDQTAGTLALSARVGTNASVGAGIGVGFDSGEVGARGGFQIAW; encoded by the coding sequence ATGCCCTCTGCTGCTTCAGCCCAGAGCAATCCCGATGCGGAATGCGTGCTGACCGAAGATCAGGCGACCGCCACACTCGCTGGCGCGCAAGCCACCGGTGAGGATGCGCTGGCCTGTGGCGGCGATGCGATTGCCAACGGCACGGGTGCGACGGCGACCGGATCGGGAGCGACGGCGACCGGGAATGGCGCGAGCGCGTATGGCAACCGGGCGAACGCTAACGGAACCTCCACGACCGCGGTCGGTGCGCTGAGCGTCGCCAACGGAACCGCAGCGACCGCCTTCGGCTGGCAGTCCAACGCTACCGGCGAGCGCGCGCACGCAATCGGTCACATCGCCAGCGCGCAGGGCGAACGCTCGCTCGCAGTCGGCGAAGCGGCACAGGCTCAGACCGCCTTTTCGACAGCCATCGGCAACCAGGCTGTTGCCAACGGAGTCGATGCGCTGGCCGTGGGCGACAATGCGAGCTCGACCGGGACTTCGACGACCGCCGTGGGTGGGGAAAGCGTGGCCAACGGTACGGCGGCCACTGCCTTCGGCTGGCGTGCGAATGCGACTGGCGAGCGTGCTCATGCGATCGGCCATCTCGCCAGCGCACAGGGCGAACGCTCGCTTGCAGTCGGCGAAGCGGCCCGAGCGCAGAGTGCGTTCTCGACCGCGATCGGCAATCAGGCGAGCGCTACGGGCGTAGATGCGCTGGCGCTTGGTGACAATGCCAGCGCCAATGGCAATTCGACCTCGGCAATCGGTGGTGAAAGCGTCGCGACCGGGCCGGGCGCATCGGCCTTCGGCTGGCAGGCTATGGCGACGGCGGAGCGCGCGCAGGCGTTCGGGCATCTTGCGACCGCACAGGGCGTCCGTTCGCTCGCGGTAGGTGAGAACGCCGATGCGCAAACCGCCAATTCGACGGCAATCGGCAACGAAGCGATCGCCAACGGTATCGATGCGCTGGCGATCGGCGATACCGCTCTTGCGCAGGGCAATTCCACCACGGCACTCGGCGGCGAATCCGTCGCGACCACGCCGGGCGCGACAGCCCTTGGGTGGCAGGCCCGTGCGACGGGCGCGATGGGAACTGCGGTTGGCCATCAGACCACCGCTTCGGGCGATCAGAGCTTCGCAGGCGCCGAAGACGCCGTCGCATCGGGCTCGAACTCCGTCGCGATCGGCAACACCGCTCAGGCAACCGGGGGCGACTCGATCGCCATCGGCGGCAATCGCGATGGTGCCAACGGTCGTGCGACTGTGGCCACCGGTCCCTCGACGACGGTTGTCGGCGGTCAGGCGCTCGCCAATGGCGCGGGCGCGACGGCCTATGGCTGGCGCTCGGAAGCGACCGCCGAACGCGCGACTGCTCTGGGCCATCTTGCGGTAGCGAGCGGCGTTCGCTCGGTATCGGTCGGCGAGGCGGCCACGGCCACGGGTAGCGGTGCGATTGCCATGGGCAACCAGTCGGTCGCATCCGGTGCCAATTCCGTCGCCATCGGCAATGGTGCGCGTGCGGTCAATGACGGCCAGGTCGTGATCGCGGGGCTGGACACGAGCACTGCGAGCCAGACCGGCACGGTGTTCGCCGTGACCACCGACAGCAACGGTACGCTGGGCCGCTCGGCTCTGGCCACCACCGCTTCGGTCGCCGCCGCGAATACCGCGATTGCTGCCAATACGGCGGCGATCGGGACCGCGAACGCCAATATCGCCTCGCTCCAGGCACTGACCTCGAACCAGACGGCGCAGATCAACACGCTGTTCGGCCAAACCGCCGAATTGCGCGATGCGGTCGATCGGGCCAGCGAAGGTGTCGCCATGGCGCTGGCCATGGAATCGCCCGCGCTTCCGGCCGGGACCAATTTCGGTCTCTCGGGCGGCGTCGGCTACTATGACGATCAGACCGCCGGGACGCTGGCCCTCTCGGCGCGCGTCGGGACCAATGCTTCGGTCGGTGCCGGTATCGGTGTCGGTTTCGACAGCGGCGAGGTCGGCGCGCGCGGCGGCTTCCAGATCGCCTGGTAA
- the astD gene encoding succinylglutamate-semialdehyde dehydrogenase — MSSTELVSYEPATGLELWRGPIGDPDAAIERSRTALASWSRLPVANRIELMRRFANEVRRQAEPFAEIIARETGKPLWEARTEVEAVIGKVEISISAYAERTGQKKLNSALSGTAAVRHKPHGVMAVLGPYNFPAHLPNGHIVPALIAGNTVIFKPSEKTPATAEFLVKCFHAAKVPEDVIQLLIGGPEEGKALVGHWLVDGVLFTGSARAGIAINRKLATEPGKIVALEMGGNNPIVMLDTPKIEDAATLIIQSAFTTAGQRCTAARRLIILDSVYDRIVPKVKEMAERLIVDEPFADPQPYMGCVIDNQTADLLHESFLALVSRGGRAILHMKRPQEDRPFLTPAIIDTTEMDERPDIELFGPILQVIRVNDLDAAIREANNTRYGLSASLLGGSPQDFERFWDSARAGIINWNRPTNGASSAAPFGGVGLSGNHRPAAFYAADYCAYPVCSTEMDQPRASLGVGLREA; from the coding sequence GTGAGCAGTACCGAACTCGTTTCCTATGAACCGGCGACCGGGTTGGAATTATGGCGTGGTCCCATCGGCGATCCCGACGCGGCGATCGAGCGGTCCCGCACCGCCCTTGCGTCCTGGTCGCGCCTTCCCGTCGCCAACCGGATCGAGCTGATGCGCCGCTTCGCCAATGAAGTGCGTCGCCAGGCTGAACCCTTCGCCGAAATCATCGCGCGCGAAACCGGCAAGCCCCTGTGGGAGGCGCGCACCGAAGTGGAAGCGGTGATCGGCAAGGTGGAAATCTCGATTTCCGCCTATGCGGAGCGGACCGGGCAGAAGAAACTCAACAGCGCCCTGTCGGGCACGGCTGCCGTCCGCCACAAGCCGCATGGCGTCATGGCCGTGCTCGGTCCGTATAATTTCCCCGCCCACCTTCCCAACGGCCATATCGTTCCGGCCCTGATCGCCGGGAACACGGTGATCTTCAAACCCAGCGAGAAAACCCCCGCCACGGCGGAATTCCTCGTCAAATGCTTCCACGCCGCCAAGGTCCCCGAAGACGTGATCCAACTGCTGATCGGCGGTCCCGAAGAGGGCAAGGCACTGGTCGGGCACTGGCTGGTCGATGGCGTGCTGTTCACAGGGTCCGCGCGTGCGGGCATCGCGATCAATCGCAAGCTCGCGACCGAGCCGGGCAAGATCGTCGCGCTGGAGATGGGCGGCAACAATCCGATCGTCATGCTCGATACGCCCAAGATCGAGGATGCGGCGACGCTCATCATCCAGTCGGCCTTCACCACGGCGGGCCAACGCTGCACGGCGGCGCGGCGGTTGATCATACTCGATTCCGTCTACGACCGGATCGTCCCCAAGGTGAAGGAGATGGCCGAGCGCCTGATCGTCGACGAGCCCTTCGCCGATCCCCAGCCCTATATGGGCTGCGTCATCGACAACCAAACCGCAGACCTGCTGCATGAGAGCTTCCTCGCCCTCGTCAGCCGGGGTGGCCGCGCGATCCTCCACATGAAGCGCCCGCAGGAGGATCGCCCGTTCCTGACGCCGGCGATCATCGACACGACCGAGATGGACGAACGCCCCGATATCGAACTGTTCGGGCCGATCCTGCAAGTGATCCGCGTCAACGACCTCGATGCCGCCATCAGGGAAGCAAACAACACCCGCTATGGATTGTCGGCCTCGCTTCTGGGCGGCAGTCCGCAGGATTTCGAGCGCTTCTGGGACAGTGCCCGCGCCGGGATCATCAATTGGAACCGGCCCACCAATGGCGCATCGTCCGCGGCGCCCTTCGGCGGGGTGGGGCTTTCGGGCAATCACCGTCCGGCGGCCTTCTACGCCGCCGATTATTGCGCCTACCCGGTATGCAGCACCGAGATGGATCAGCCGCGCGCGAGCCTCGGCGTGGGACTGCGAGAAGCCTGA
- a CDS encoding glycine zipper 2TM domain-containing protein — MTLSLKTAGLALAATGLALSGPASAAPAYHAAAPAAQASVFGETTFNHGRDKYRDRRDYRNYGRNYDRRYDNNYAQPVYRDTQVWRGDDGRYYCKKENGTTGLLIGAGVGGLIGHEVAGRNGDRTLGAILGAAGGALLGRAIDRSSTKCR; from the coding sequence ATGACCCTATCGCTCAAGACCGCAGGTCTGGCTCTCGCCGCAACCGGTCTCGCCCTGTCCGGCCCCGCATCCGCTGCCCCGGCCTATCACGCGGCCGCTCCTGCGGCGCAGGCTTCGGTCTTCGGCGAAACCACGTTCAACCATGGGCGTGACAAGTATCGCGACCGCCGCGACTATCGCAATTATGGCCGCAATTACGACCGGCGCTACGACAACAATTATGCGCAGCCGGTCTATCGCGACACGCAGGTCTGGCGCGGTGATGACGGGCGCTATTACTGCAAGAAGGAGAACGGCACGACCGGGCTCCTGATCGGCGCCGGTGTCGGCGGATTGATCGGCCACGAAGTTGCGGGCCGCAATGGCGACCGCACTCTCGGCGCGATCCTTGGCGCTGCGGGCGGCGCTCTGCTGGGCCGTGCGATCGACCGTTCGAGCACCAAGTGCCGCTAA
- the rarD gene encoding EamA family transporter RarD has translation MAEPASDPVQHGQKSGLPSAIGAYTIWGFFPLYLILVSAVPPFEFVAWRIIWTVPICALIVLVRRQWPQVRAALGDWQVLRWLMLSAVLIAINWGVYVWAIQRGNVYAASLGYYINPLFNVLLGTLVLGERLSRLQWSAVALAAVGVSLLAAGALTTLWISLTLACSFGTYGLVRKRVPVGALPGLTIESALLMLPSAAITWWYAATYGSSFAIAPSLSFAIALGGLVTAVPLLMFAVAARRMPYSTLGFIQFLAPSIVFVLGLTVFDEPLKPAQIACFGFIWAAAAIFAWDLVAKARAARVVAPAG, from the coding sequence ATGGCCGAACCCGCTTCCGATCCCGTGCAGCATGGCCAGAAATCCGGCCTCCCGTCAGCGATCGGGGCCTATACGATCTGGGGTTTCTTCCCGCTCTACCTGATCCTCGTCAGCGCGGTGCCGCCCTTCGAGTTCGTGGCGTGGCGCATCATCTGGACGGTGCCGATCTGCGCGCTGATCGTGCTGGTGCGGCGCCAGTGGCCGCAGGTGCGCGCGGCTTTGGGCGATTGGCAGGTCCTGCGATGGCTGATGCTGAGCGCCGTGCTGATCGCGATAAACTGGGGCGTCTATGTCTGGGCTATCCAGCGCGGCAACGTCTACGCGGCCAGCCTTGGGTATTACATCAACCCGCTCTTCAACGTGCTGCTCGGCACACTCGTTCTGGGCGAAAGGCTCAGCCGCCTGCAATGGAGCGCGGTCGCGCTGGCGGCGGTCGGTGTCTCGCTGCTGGCGGCGGGCGCGCTGACGACGTTGTGGATCAGCCTGACCCTGGCTTGCTCGTTCGGAACCTACGGCCTGGTCAGGAAGCGGGTGCCGGTGGGCGCCCTGCCCGGCCTGACGATCGAATCGGCGCTTCTGATGCTGCCATCCGCCGCCATCACCTGGTGGTACGCCGCGACCTACGGCTCATCCTTCGCGATCGCGCCCTCGCTCAGCTTCGCGATCGCGCTGGGCGGGCTGGTGACCGCCGTGCCGCTGCTGATGTTCGCGGTGGCCGCCCGGCGAATGCCCTATTCGACGCTCGGCTTCATCCAGTTCCTGGCGCCCAGCATCGTCTTCGTGCTCGGCCTGACCGTGTTCGACGAGCCGCTGAAACCGGCGCAGATCGCTTGCTTTGGCTTTATCTGGGCGGCGGCGGCGATCTTCGCCTGGGATCTCGTGGCCAAGGCGCGGGCCGCGCGAGTCGTCGCCCCGGCAGGCTAG